The following coding sequences are from one Lysinibacillus sp. FSL W8-0992 window:
- a CDS encoding FecCD family ABC transporter permease, with translation MQNLLTSTSMKKGVFIICCVLLILAFMLSVALGQTSIPFRFVYDAFFHYDASNAEHVIIRTSRFTRAVVATVVGASLAIAGALMRALTRNPLAAPDILGVNAGALFFIVCAITFFSMDSLIHYMWVAFLGAAVAGVLVFFLGSLGKDGLTPIKIVLAGAAISALFVSFTQGLLVIDEQGIQSVLFWLAGSVSGRDINMLLPVLPFILLGSSFAFFMGRSINILQSGDDIAKGLGQRTILMKVSMGVIVILLAGGSVAVAGSIGFIGLIVPHVAMGLVGTDYRWIIPFSAVLGSTLLLLADIAARFVIMPLEMPIGVMTAFIGAPFFIYIARRGLARNA, from the coding sequence ATGCAAAATTTGCTTACCAGTACCTCAATGAAAAAGGGTGTTTTTATCATTTGTTGTGTGTTGCTGATATTGGCATTTATGTTAAGTGTAGCTCTTGGTCAAACGTCTATCCCATTTCGATTTGTGTATGATGCATTTTTCCATTATGATGCATCAAATGCGGAGCATGTCATTATTCGAACATCCCGTTTCACAAGGGCTGTAGTCGCTACAGTAGTTGGAGCTAGTCTTGCCATAGCAGGTGCATTAATGCGTGCTTTGACAAGAAACCCATTGGCTGCTCCGGATATTTTAGGTGTTAACGCAGGAGCATTATTTTTTATTGTATGTGCAATTACTTTTTTTTCTATGGATTCGTTAATCCATTATATGTGGGTCGCTTTTTTAGGGGCAGCTGTTGCAGGCGTTCTCGTATTTTTCCTAGGTTCTTTAGGAAAGGATGGCTTAACGCCAATAAAAATAGTACTAGCAGGCGCTGCCATTTCGGCATTGTTTGTATCTTTTACACAAGGATTATTAGTCATCGATGAGCAAGGCATACAAAGTGTGCTTTTTTGGCTAGCAGGTTCTGTCTCAGGGAGAGATATCAATATGTTGTTGCCAGTATTACCTTTCATTTTGCTAGGTAGTAGTTTCGCTTTTTTTATGGGTCGTTCCATTAATATTTTGCAGTCAGGGGATGATATTGCAAAAGGCTTAGGACAACGTACGATATTAATGAAGGTGAGTATGGGCGTAATCGTCATTTTACTTGCTGGAGGATCAGTCGCAGTGGCTGGCTCAATTGGATTTATCGGACTAATTGTTCCTCATGTGGCGATGGGCTTAGTTGGAACAGATTATAGATGGATTATACCGTTTAGTGCAGTGCTTGGTTCGACATTGCTACTATTAGCAGACATCGCAGCGAGATTTGTTATTATGCCGTTAGAAATGCCTATCGGTGTTATGACTGCCTTTATAGGTGCACCCTTCTTTATTTACATAGCACGAAGGGGGTTAGCGAGAAATGCATAA
- a CDS encoding DUF2975 domain-containing protein has translation MNVKRGSTTFLKVIIFLAGIAVLALCIFLVPHIANFASELYPHISPMKYLIFIVMYGAAVPFYVALYQAFKLLRYIEKNTAFSELSVEALKNIKRCAIIISSLYILGMPLFSFIAKKVDPPVGFIGLIIIFASFVIAVFAAILQRLLQEAINIKSENDLTV, from the coding sequence ATGAATGTTAAACGCGGTTCAACCACTTTTTTAAAGGTAATTATTTTTCTGGCTGGAATTGCAGTTCTTGCTTTATGTATATTTTTAGTGCCCCATATAGCGAATTTCGCATCGGAATTGTATCCACATATTTCACCGATGAAATATCTCATTTTCATCGTAATGTATGGAGCGGCTGTACCTTTTTACGTTGCTCTCTATCAGGCCTTTAAACTTTTACGGTACATCGAGAAGAATACAGCGTTCTCGGAATTATCAGTAGAAGCATTAAAGAACATTAAGCGCTGTGCGATTATAATCAGTAGTTTGTATATATTGGGTATGCCACTCTTCTCTTTTATCGCGAAGAAAGTTGATCCTCCTGTTGGATTTATAGGACTTATTATCATTTTTGCATCGTTCGTAATTGCCGTTTTTGCTGCTATTCTCCAACGGCTTTTACAAGAAGCGATTAACATAAAATCAGAAAATGATTTGACGGTCTGA
- a CDS encoding DUF421 domain-containing protein: protein MTYVNIGSKLFFGFIALLIVTRLLGKKEISQLTPFDFIYSIVLGGILEESIYDNKISALHVWFAVTVWGVMLFIIEISSQRYDKLRVLLKGETSILIKNGEFNLKELEANHLEMEQLRIMLRQQGVFSLREVCDLYLEPGGTVSLKKYAKFDMVTPAMLNLKPKDESINFLYVDEGEINEEILKYTGKSKEWLYDELRKEGYTTIQDILYAEWSETDGFFIKTYADTNDDIRKVN, encoded by the coding sequence ATGACATATGTAAATATTGGCTCGAAGTTATTTTTTGGGTTCATTGCTTTATTAATTGTGACGCGTTTGTTGGGCAAAAAAGAAATATCGCAGCTCACCCCCTTTGATTTTATTTATTCCATTGTACTCGGTGGCATATTGGAAGAAAGCATTTATGATAACAAAATTTCAGCGCTTCATGTCTGGTTCGCAGTGACCGTTTGGGGAGTAATGTTATTTATTATCGAAATTTCATCACAGCGCTACGATAAATTAAGGGTTCTTCTGAAAGGGGAAACGTCGATTTTAATCAAAAATGGCGAATTCAACTTAAAAGAACTAGAAGCGAATCACTTGGAAATGGAGCAATTACGCATTATGTTACGGCAACAAGGGGTATTCTCACTGCGTGAAGTTTGTGATTTGTACTTGGAGCCTGGTGGTACTGTCAGCTTAAAAAAATATGCAAAATTCGATATGGTCACACCAGCCATGCTCAATTTAAAGCCAAAAGACGAGTCAATTAATTTCCTTTATGTAGATGAAGGAGAAATCAACGAAGAAATCTTAAAATACACGGGCAAGTCAAAAGAATGGCTATACGATGAACTGCGAAAGGAAGGCTATACGACTATTCAAGATATTTTGTATGCGGAATGGTCAGAGACTGACGGATTTTTCATCAAAACCTATGCGGATACTAATGATGATATACGAAAAGTGAATTAA
- a CDS encoding MDR family MFS transporter, giving the protein MRKKVIMSLMLMTFLSAVEGTIISTAIPRITSDLSGVELVSWVYAIYMLATAVSTPIYGKLADLFGRKKVLLIGATIFLVGSALCGVVTSMEQLIVFRALQGLGAGAIMPITMTIIGDLYSEVKDRAKAQGWISAVWGISGVIGPLVGGFLVDSLSWRYIFFLNVPFGIIACIMIVIYYKESIKPAKHHIDYLGATVFSLSAIALLYALLTGSSKNNWGDMTIIGLLLFAVVSFVIFLFIEKKSPEPLIPLALFSNRTLSTINILTLISGAMLISITMYLPIWSQGVLGKNATDAGLILMPLPVMWTVGTIFSGKLVGRLNTKQIILIGVSVLSVAAFTLFTLSTDSLAFLIYVGVGLFGLGMGLVSPIYMVTIQTAVSNQTRGTAIGLNTFINTFSQTLGAAVFGALFNTMIHAHGIQHLDLVSSGGHGGATANVVTKSQEALASSVHYIYMGTFILALLTLLIVWFFLKPATQLVNEHK; this is encoded by the coding sequence ATGAGAAAAAAAGTTATTATGTCATTAATGTTAATGACTTTCCTTTCTGCTGTAGAAGGAACAATTATTAGTACAGCAATTCCCCGTATAACAAGTGATTTATCGGGTGTCGAACTCGTTAGTTGGGTCTATGCAATTTATATGCTTGCCACTGCTGTTTCGACTCCAATATACGGGAAACTGGCGGATTTATTTGGTCGAAAAAAGGTTTTACTTATTGGAGCTACAATATTTTTAGTTGGCTCTGCTCTTTGCGGTGTCGTGACATCGATGGAACAGCTCATCGTCTTTCGTGCCCTTCAAGGTCTAGGCGCTGGCGCTATTATGCCAATAACTATGACCATTATTGGTGACTTATATAGCGAAGTGAAAGACCGTGCAAAAGCACAGGGGTGGATTAGTGCCGTTTGGGGTATCTCTGGTGTTATCGGACCTCTCGTTGGCGGATTTTTAGTTGACTCTCTTTCTTGGCGCTACATCTTTTTCTTAAACGTTCCATTTGGAATTATTGCTTGTATAATGATTGTCATTTATTACAAAGAATCTATTAAGCCCGCTAAGCATCATATCGACTATCTTGGCGCAACAGTCTTCTCATTAAGTGCAATCGCTCTACTTTACGCGTTATTAACAGGTAGCAGTAAAAACAACTGGGGGGACATGACAATTATAGGTCTATTACTCTTTGCAGTTGTATCATTCGTTATTTTCTTATTTATTGAGAAGAAATCTCCGGAACCACTAATTCCGCTAGCACTTTTCTCTAACCGTACATTATCTACTATTAATATACTAACACTTATTTCGGGTGCAATGCTTATTAGTATTACGATGTATTTACCAATTTGGAGCCAAGGTGTATTAGGAAAAAACGCGACAGATGCTGGACTCATTTTAATGCCGCTTCCTGTTATGTGGACAGTCGGGACTATTTTTTCAGGTAAATTAGTTGGACGCTTGAATACGAAACAAATCATCCTCATTGGGGTTAGCGTTCTGTCAGTTGCTGCCTTTACTTTATTTACATTGTCAACAGATTCCCTAGCGTTCCTTATTTATGTTGGGGTTGGATTATTCGGATTAGGAATGGGACTTGTTTCACCTATTTACATGGTAACGATTCAAACAGCTGTTTCAAATCAAACACGCGGGACAGCAATTGGCTTAAATACATTTATCAATACGTTTAGCCAAACATTAGGAGCTGCAGTTTTCGGGGCGCTTTTCAACACGATGATCCATGCACATGGTATTCAACACCTTGATCTTGTATCATCTGGTGGTCATGGAGGAGCTACAGCAAACGTAGTAACCAAATCGCAAGAGGCACTAGCTTCTAGTGTACATTACATTTATATGGGTACTTTTATATTAGCACTACTAACTTTGTTAATTGTTTGGTTCTTTTTAAAGCCAGCCACTCAACTCGTGAACGAGCATAAATAA
- a CDS encoding diaminobutyrate--2-oxoglutarate transaminase yields MAANKIQEEYLMFQSERESNARAYSRHFPFILQKAQGVIVTDVEGKNYYDCLAGAGTLALGHNHEVIITAIREVLDQQIPLHTLDLATPLKIEFMKEIISSLPEDFKSVAKIQFCGPTGADAVEAAIKLVKQSTKGKSILAFQGCYHGSTQATMSMSGNISKKQHLQSLLPDVHFLPFPNEFRCPFGIGNGMTASISAQYIENLLDDDESGIANPCCVIVETIQGEGGVIPADLKWLNQLRRMTAERNIPLIIDEVQTGIGRTGKMFSFEHAGIIPDVIICSKAIGGSLPMSVVIYHKALDQWQAGAHTGTFRGNQLGMATGLATLKYLREHRVLEKVEERSVQFFKRLYQLQQKYSEIGDVRGRGLMIGVEIVDPKKPTDLLGHHPPDGELASLIQKKCFENGLIIEVGGRRGAVLRFLPPLIINRTETEKVLDIFANSVQQAVAMHAIC; encoded by the coding sequence ATGGCAGCAAATAAGATTCAAGAGGAGTATTTAATGTTTCAAAGTGAACGTGAATCAAATGCGCGAGCGTATTCACGGCACTTCCCATTTATTCTACAAAAAGCTCAAGGTGTAATAGTGACAGATGTAGAAGGCAAAAATTATTACGATTGTTTGGCAGGAGCGGGAACATTGGCTTTAGGTCATAATCATGAAGTTATCATAACAGCTATCAGAGAAGTCTTGGATCAACAAATACCACTTCATACGCTCGATTTGGCTACACCTTTAAAAATAGAATTTATGAAGGAAATCATATCTTCTTTGCCAGAGGACTTTAAAAGTGTCGCAAAAATTCAATTTTGTGGTCCTACTGGAGCAGATGCTGTAGAGGCCGCTATTAAATTAGTGAAACAATCTACCAAAGGTAAATCAATTCTAGCATTTCAAGGCTGCTATCATGGCTCTACACAAGCAACGATGTCCATGAGTGGCAATATATCTAAAAAACAACATTTGCAAAGCCTACTACCAGACGTACATTTCTTACCATTTCCAAATGAATTTAGGTGTCCATTCGGTATTGGAAATGGTATGACTGCTTCCATCAGTGCACAATATATCGAAAATTTATTGGATGATGATGAAAGTGGGATTGCCAATCCATGCTGTGTAATTGTAGAAACGATACAAGGTGAGGGAGGCGTAATTCCAGCAGATCTAAAATGGTTAAACCAACTACGAAGAATGACTGCTGAACGAAATATTCCCTTAATTATTGATGAAGTACAGACTGGAATTGGAAGAACAGGTAAGATGTTTTCCTTTGAACATGCAGGTATTATCCCAGATGTTATCATATGTTCAAAAGCGATAGGTGGTAGTTTGCCAATGTCGGTAGTTATTTATCATAAGGCATTGGATCAATGGCAAGCAGGTGCGCACACTGGAACTTTTCGAGGTAATCAATTAGGAATGGCTACTGGGTTAGCCACATTAAAATATTTACGTGAACATCGTGTGTTAGAAAAGGTAGAGGAAAGGAGTGTACAATTTTTTAAAAGGTTATATCAATTGCAGCAAAAATATAGCGAGATTGGTGATGTTCGTGGAAGAGGATTAATGATAGGTGTAGAAATTGTTGATCCCAAAAAGCCAACTGATCTTCTAGGACACCATCCCCCAGATGGAGAGTTAGCCTCTTTAATTCAGAAAAAATGCTTTGAAAATGGATTGATTATTGAAGTAGGAGGGCGAAGGGGGGCAGTATTAAGATTTTTACCGCCTCTTATTATTAATAGAACTGAGACCGAAAAAGTATTAGATATTTTTGCTAATTCAGTGCAACAAGCGGTTGCTATGCATGCAATATGCTAA
- a CDS encoding FecCD family ABC transporter permease: MHNYMTVRTKSNKISFQISKKVVLVIVLLSILLCGMIMLALSVGSDFIHPATVLNELFGYGTGEYLFTIQTLRLPRVLLALLVGMALAISGLILQGLIRNPLAAPDIIGVTSGASVGAMIFLVYFGTVSIHYLPLAAIIGGGIVSSIIYLLSWKKGVTPIRIVLIGIGISALMKGIVTMLIVTGEEIRTTRAYIWLTGSLYGANMQDVYLLLPWVVILILLTFVMARVINVKELGDDIALGVGVRVQVYRLLFLLISVMLAGSAVAFVGGIAFVGLVAPHISRMLVGRSFAALIPISAIVGSIIVIFADIIGRTAFLPKDLPAGVFTAAIGAPFFIYLLFRTRNHSA; this comes from the coding sequence ATGCATAATTATATGACGGTTCGTACGAAATCAAATAAGATTTCCTTTCAAATATCTAAGAAAGTAGTGCTAGTTATCGTTCTTCTTAGTATTTTGCTTTGTGGAATGATTATGCTTGCTCTTTCAGTAGGTAGTGATTTTATACATCCAGCTACAGTGCTAAATGAATTGTTTGGTTACGGTACAGGTGAATATCTATTTACAATCCAAACGTTAAGACTTCCTAGAGTATTACTCGCCTTGTTAGTTGGTATGGCACTTGCAATATCAGGATTAATATTACAAGGCTTAATCAGAAATCCTCTAGCAGCACCGGATATTATTGGTGTAACAAGTGGTGCATCTGTAGGGGCAATGATATTTCTCGTCTATTTTGGAACAGTGAGCATTCACTATTTGCCATTAGCAGCCATTATAGGTGGAGGAATTGTATCATCTATTATTTATCTTTTGTCTTGGAAAAAGGGTGTGACACCTATACGTATAGTGTTAATTGGTATCGGTATTTCGGCACTCATGAAAGGTATAGTTACAATGCTAATCGTCACAGGTGAGGAGATTCGAACTACAAGGGCTTATATTTGGCTTACAGGTAGCTTGTATGGGGCGAATATGCAGGATGTTTACTTATTGCTCCCATGGGTCGTCATTTTAATATTGTTAACATTTGTCATGGCAAGAGTTATCAATGTAAAGGAATTAGGAGATGATATTGCATTAGGTGTAGGTGTGAGAGTACAAGTATACCGTTTATTGTTCCTGTTGATTAGTGTTATGCTAGCCGGCTCAGCAGTAGCCTTTGTAGGTGGAATAGCCTTTGTTGGATTAGTAGCTCCCCATATTAGTAGAATGCTTGTGGGACGTTCATTTGCAGCACTCATCCCGATTTCAGCAATTGTCGGAAGTATTATCGTTATTTTTGCAGACATTATTGGTCGGACGGCGTTTCTACCAAAAGATTTACCAGCAGGTGTGTTTACCGCAGCGATTGGGGCCCCGTTTTTTATTTATTTACTGTTCCGTACAAGAAATCACAGTGCATAG
- a CDS encoding IucA/IucC family C-terminal-domain containing protein, giving the protein MLNIQNNKFLTPSEVAILTENYRFTETRLPASPYSIESKALLCGEQCRQYLHTISPIFNSTSLMVTASLFGKRYSVLTMGAALYAMSRLQKGLNASIDNVTVESSYQEDLWLPRIGLVDAQVSVPISDREKWRDQILQSIFADNIAKVWAVLSTNAKVSNAVLWEHAAMYVHWFYETQFRQGASEFDIAYLEEDYQYIMLEAPGNIFGERRNPFTRYNTPKVMARGVDKPIRIRKTCCFYYLTSEEEHDYCISCPKMTT; this is encoded by the coding sequence ATGTTAAATATACAAAATAATAAATTTCTAACGCCTTCAGAGGTTGCTATTTTGACGGAGAACTATCGTTTTACCGAGACAAGATTGCCAGCTTCACCTTATTCAATCGAATCTAAAGCTTTGCTTTGTGGTGAGCAATGCCGTCAATACCTTCATACTATTTCGCCTATTTTTAACTCTACATCTCTAATGGTTACTGCTTCTTTATTTGGGAAGCGTTATAGTGTTTTAACTATGGGTGCGGCTCTATATGCGATGTCCAGGTTACAGAAGGGGTTGAATGCTTCAATTGACAATGTAACTGTGGAGTCGAGTTATCAGGAAGATTTGTGGCTACCACGAATAGGGCTAGTAGATGCACAAGTTTCTGTGCCGATAAGTGACAGAGAAAAATGGCGAGATCAAATTCTTCAATCAATTTTTGCTGATAATATCGCTAAAGTATGGGCGGTGTTGTCAACGAATGCTAAAGTTTCAAATGCTGTATTATGGGAACACGCAGCTATGTATGTACATTGGTTTTATGAAACACAATTTCGACAAGGCGCAAGTGAATTTGATATAGCGTACTTGGAAGAAGATTATCAGTACATTATGTTGGAAGCCCCAGGCAACATTTTTGGCGAGCGAAGAAATCCATTTACTCGATACAATACACCAAAGGTAATGGCAAGAGGTGTCGATAAGCCAATTAGAATACGTAAAACTTGCTGTTTTTATTATTTAACCTCTGAAGAAGAACATGATTATTGTATATCATGCCCCAAAATGACAACGTAA
- a CDS encoding DUF2975 domain-containing protein gives MNVKLSSTFFLKTVAFLIGVAVLAVCIYWLPQAAIRDAKVHPGDYSIYPLLISAYGVCITFSVALYQAYKLLSYISINNAFSEVSLKSMKVIKKCAFTIIIFILFIIVYLRVFAMFTGEDAAGPIALGLIGILVTAIIAAIIDVLQKPIKIILKKM, from the coding sequence ATGAATGTTAAACTAAGTTCAACTTTTTTCTTAAAGACCGTTGCTTTTCTTATTGGCGTTGCGGTACTTGCTGTGTGTATATATTGGTTACCTCAGGCTGCTATACGAGATGCGAAAGTGCATCCAGGAGATTACTCGATATATCCATTGCTAATAAGTGCCTATGGAGTATGCATTACGTTTTCTGTTGCGTTGTATCAAGCATATAAACTATTGAGTTATATCAGTATAAACAATGCCTTTTCTGAGGTATCCCTTAAATCCATGAAGGTTATAAAAAAGTGTGCTTTTACAATTATTATCTTCATTTTGTTTATAATAGTTTACTTAAGGGTTTTTGCTATGTTCACGGGTGAAGACGCAGCAGGTCCGATAGCACTTGGTCTAATAGGAATTTTAGTAACAGCTATCATTGCTGCCATTATAGACGTACTTCAAAAGCCCATAAAAATTATACTAAAAAAAATGTAG
- a CDS encoding ABC transporter ATP-binding protein, with translation MNYILEANALTVTYGNANILEDLHLQVPEGKITVLVGANGCGKSTLLRTFARLIKPKDGHVLLDGKKIRDLSTKAVAKQLAILPQGPIAPEGLTVLQLIKQGRYPHQSWIKQWSTEDEQIVNQALEATQMKPFANRPVNALSGGQRQRAWIAMTLAQKTDLILLDEPTTYLDMAHQVEILDLLFDLNSREKRTVVMVLHDLNLACRYAHHIVAVRDKKIYAQGKPKDIITVDLVKDVFCMDCTIMNDPLFGTPLCVPHGKGLKCGFID, from the coding sequence TTGAATTATATATTAGAGGCTAATGCACTGACAGTTACCTATGGTAATGCAAATATACTTGAGGATTTACATTTACAAGTGCCAGAAGGAAAAATCACTGTTTTAGTAGGTGCAAATGGTTGTGGTAAATCAACGTTATTACGGACATTTGCCCGCTTAATAAAACCAAAGGATGGACATGTTTTATTGGATGGCAAAAAAATACGAGATCTATCTACCAAAGCAGTTGCGAAACAATTAGCGATACTCCCACAAGGGCCAATAGCGCCTGAAGGATTAACTGTTTTACAGCTAATTAAACAAGGTAGGTACCCTCATCAAAGCTGGATTAAGCAATGGTCTACAGAAGATGAACAGATTGTAAATCAAGCATTGGAAGCAACGCAGATGAAACCATTTGCAAATAGACCTGTCAATGCATTGTCTGGAGGTCAGCGACAGCGAGCTTGGATTGCGATGACATTGGCTCAAAAAACAGATTTGATTTTATTAGATGAGCCCACTACCTATTTAGACATGGCTCACCAAGTCGAAATATTAGATCTATTATTTGATTTAAATAGTAGGGAAAAACGAACAGTGGTCATGGTTCTGCATGACTTAAATTTAGCATGCCGTTATGCGCACCATATTGTGGCGGTGCGCGATAAAAAAATTTATGCACAAGGAAAGCCTAAAGACATTATTACGGTTGATTTAGTGAAGGATGTATTTTGCATGGATTGCACAATTATGAACGACCCTCTTTTTGGAACACCGTTATGTGTGCCACATGGAAAGGGATTAAAGTGTGGTTTTATAGATTAA
- a CDS encoding helix-turn-helix domain-containing protein, translating into MAIIINIDVMLAKRKMSVTELSEKVGITMANLSILKNGKAKAVRFSTLEAICKTLDCQPGDILEYKDDEDIQ; encoded by the coding sequence ATGGCGATTATTATTAATATTGATGTAATGTTAGCAAAGCGAAAAATGAGCGTAACGGAGCTTTCGGAGAAGGTTGGAATTACTATGGCGAATCTTTCTATTCTAAAAAATGGGAAAGCAAAAGCGGTTCGTTTTTCAACATTAGAAGCGATTTGTAAAACTTTAGATTGCCAACCTGGTGATATTTTGGAGTATAAAGACGATGAAGACATACAATAA
- a CDS encoding GNAT family N-acetyltransferase, which yields MKIEKGTENNIGEIESLYNDLNDYLDAHINYPGWKKGVYPIKETAVHGIQEGNLYVMKDGEHIVGTVILRHEQEAAYSKANWYHDFDDEEILVINTFAVHPTYLNKGIGTRLMDFIIQHSKEMNIKAIRLDVYEKNKPAIKLYRKYGFEYIDAIDLGYSKYGLDKFELYQKLL from the coding sequence ATGAAGATTGAAAAGGGAACGGAAAATAATATCGGGGAAATTGAATCTTTATATAATGATTTAAATGATTATCTTGATGCGCATATAAATTACCCTGGATGGAAAAAAGGTGTCTATCCTATAAAAGAAACTGCAGTACATGGTATACAGGAAGGCAATTTATATGTGATGAAAGATGGGGAACATATTGTTGGCACTGTCATATTAAGACATGAGCAAGAAGCAGCTTATTCTAAAGCTAATTGGTATCATGATTTCGATGATGAAGAAATATTGGTTATTAACACTTTTGCTGTACATCCTACATACCTTAATAAAGGAATTGGAACAAGACTTATGGATTTTATTATTCAACATAGTAAGGAAATGAACATAAAAGCTATTCGTCTGGATGTATATGAAAAAAATAAACCAGCTATAAAACTTTATAGAAAATATGGTTTTGAGTATATTGATGCCATTGATTTAGGATACAGTAAATATGGTTTAGATAAATTTGAACTTTATCAAAAGCTACTATAA
- a CDS encoding GNAT family N-acetyltransferase: MEIRILNKSDAQLYQEVRLSALQINPEAFGSTYECEVNFSLETIAGRLEPTNDKFVLGAFNDNNSLVGIVTYMRERTVKTHHKGNVFGMYVAPEGRGQGVGKLLMRKLIEKAKSCEGLEQIKLTVVSDNISAKKLYMSLGFEVYGVERNALKFNGQYCDEDLMVLHM; this comes from the coding sequence ATGGAAATTCGAATTTTAAATAAATCAGATGCTCAGTTGTATCAAGAAGTTCGATTAAGTGCATTACAAATCAATCCAGAAGCATTTGGTTCAACATATGAGTGTGAAGTAAACTTTTCATTAGAAACTATAGCAGGGCGATTAGAACCAACGAACGATAAATTTGTCCTTGGTGCTTTCAATGACAACAATTCGTTAGTTGGAATCGTCACTTATATGCGCGAAAGAACTGTGAAAACTCACCATAAAGGAAATGTTTTCGGAATGTATGTAGCACCTGAAGGAAGAGGTCAGGGCGTAGGGAAATTACTTATGCGTAAACTAATAGAGAAGGCAAAAAGTTGTGAAGGTTTGGAGCAAATTAAATTAACAGTTGTCTCTGACAATATTTCAGCCAAGAAGTTGTATATGTCTTTAGGTTTTGAAGTGTATGGTGTAGAACGGAATGCCCTCAAATTTAATGGGCAGTATTGTGACGAGGATTTGATGGTTTTACATATGTAA
- a CDS encoding ABC transporter substrate-binding protein yields the protein MVMFLVLSLALLLAGCGGKESEEASNADDNKTTQEESSTDNSSTENSSREVSHSLGTTTIEGTPMKIVTLYQGATDVAVAMGIKPVGVVESWADTPIYEYLQKDLEGVPLLGEETQPNLEEIAKLKPDLIVASKNRHEEIYEQLSQIAPTVVHQDVFDFKGTVNLIGQATGKEDKAKELLGKWESRVTDFQTKIKDKLGDKWPISASVVNFRADHARIYPAGYAGEILTELGFKGPKNITENPLPIVLRFTDKESIPQMDADVIYMFYIEDEATKKTLEEWTSHPLWKELDAVKNDQVYRVEEVYWNFAGGILSAHIMLDDIYDRFELEK from the coding sequence ATGGTAATGTTTTTAGTTTTGTCATTGGCTTTATTGTTAGCTGGATGTGGAGGTAAGGAATCTGAGGAAGCTTCTAATGCAGATGACAATAAAACAACTCAAGAAGAAAGTAGTACTGACAACAGTAGTACTGAAAATAGCAGTCGTGAAGTCTCTCATTCACTAGGAACGACAACAATAGAAGGTACACCTATGAAAATTGTTACGCTCTATCAAGGTGCAACAGATGTAGCAGTGGCGATGGGGATAAAACCGGTAGGTGTTGTTGAATCTTGGGCAGATACACCAATATATGAATATTTGCAAAAAGACTTAGAAGGGGTGCCACTTTTAGGGGAGGAAACGCAGCCTAACTTAGAGGAGATTGCTAAACTTAAACCGGATTTAATTGTTGCTTCTAAAAATCGCCATGAGGAAATATATGAACAATTATCTCAAATCGCACCGACCGTTGTGCACCAAGATGTATTTGATTTTAAAGGTACAGTAAATTTAATTGGACAAGCGACGGGTAAAGAAGATAAAGCAAAAGAATTGCTTGGAAAATGGGAAAGTCGAGTAACTGATTTCCAAACGAAAATTAAAGATAAGTTAGGTGACAAATGGCCAATTAGTGCTTCAGTTGTCAATTTTAGAGCTGACCATGCACGTATATATCCTGCAGGTTATGCAGGTGAAATTTTAACAGAGCTTGGATTTAAAGGTCCAAAAAATATAACAGAGAATCCACTGCCAATCGTTCTAAGGTTTACAGATAAAGAAAGTATTCCGCAAATGGATGCGGATGTCATCTATATGTTTTATATCGAAGATGAGGCTACAAAAAAGACATTGGAGGAATGGACAAGCCATCCGTTATGGAAGGAGCTTGATGCTGTTAAAAACGACCAAGTATACCGTGTTGAAGAGGTGTACTGGAATTTTGCTGGTGGTATTTTAAGTGCTCATATTATGTTGGACGATATATATGACAGATTTGAGCTAGAAAAATAA